In one Mycobacteroides chelonae genomic region, the following are encoded:
- the guaA gene encoding glutamine-hydrolyzing GMP synthase yields the protein MAQTEQHGDRPVLVIDFGAQYAQLIARRVREARVFSEVIPHSASIDEIKERNPRAIVLSGGPSSVYEEGAPQLDPAVFDLDVPVFGICYGFQAMAQVLGGTVAHTGTSEYGRTELKVVGGDLHEGLPGLQPVWMSHGDAVTEAPQGFTVVASSEGAPVAAFEDRARRLAGVQYHPEVLHSPHGQQVLSRFLHEFAGIESTWTAANIAESLVEQVRAQIGDGRALCGLSGGVDSAVAAALVQRAIGDRLTCVFVDHGLLRSGERAQVEHDFVAATGAKLVTVDVAEKFLGELAGVSDPETKRKIIGREFIRAFEGAVSDAIGNSEDGIEFLVQGTLYPDVVESGGGSGTANIKSHHNVGGLPEDLTFTLVEPLRLLFKDEVRAVGRELGLPEEIVGRQPFPGPGLAIRIVGEVTSDRLDTLRRADAIAREELTAAGQDRNIWQCPVVLLADVRSVGVQGDGRTYGHPIVLRPVSSEDAMTADWTRLPYEVLERISTRITNEVPEVNRVVLDITSKPPGTIEWE from the coding sequence GTGGCGCAAACGGAGCAGCATGGCGACCGACCGGTTCTGGTCATTGACTTCGGGGCACAGTACGCGCAGCTGATCGCGCGGCGCGTGCGTGAGGCGCGGGTGTTCTCCGAGGTGATCCCGCACTCGGCGAGCATCGACGAGATCAAGGAACGCAACCCTCGGGCTATCGTCCTGTCCGGTGGTCCGTCGAGCGTCTACGAAGAGGGTGCACCTCAACTCGACCCCGCCGTATTCGACTTGGATGTTCCGGTTTTCGGTATCTGCTACGGCTTTCAGGCCATGGCGCAGGTGCTCGGCGGAACCGTCGCACACACCGGCACCAGCGAGTACGGCCGCACCGAGCTGAAGGTCGTGGGCGGAGACCTGCATGAGGGCCTGCCCGGCCTTCAGCCCGTGTGGATGAGCCACGGCGATGCGGTAACCGAAGCACCCCAGGGTTTTACCGTGGTCGCCAGCAGCGAAGGTGCTCCCGTGGCAGCGTTCGAGGATCGGGCGCGGCGCCTGGCCGGGGTGCAGTACCACCCGGAGGTGCTGCATTCGCCGCACGGACAGCAGGTGCTCAGCCGCTTTCTGCATGAGTTCGCGGGCATCGAATCGACATGGACGGCAGCCAATATCGCCGAATCGCTGGTCGAGCAGGTGCGCGCGCAGATCGGAGACGGGCGTGCGCTGTGTGGGCTGTCTGGCGGCGTGGACTCGGCGGTGGCGGCGGCCCTGGTGCAACGCGCCATCGGCGACAGGCTTACCTGTGTGTTCGTCGACCACGGACTGCTGCGCAGCGGCGAGCGGGCGCAGGTGGAGCACGACTTCGTGGCGGCCACGGGCGCCAAGCTGGTGACTGTCGATGTCGCGGAAAAGTTCCTGGGTGAGCTCGCCGGTGTCAGCGACCCGGAGACCAAGCGCAAGATCATTGGCCGTGAATTCATCCGGGCGTTCGAGGGCGCCGTCTCCGATGCGATCGGTAACTCGGAGGACGGTATCGAGTTCCTGGTGCAGGGCACGCTGTACCCCGATGTCGTCGAATCCGGGGGTGGCAGTGGCACTGCCAACATCAAGAGCCACCACAACGTGGGCGGACTCCCCGAAGATCTGACCTTCACCCTGGTGGAACCGCTGCGGCTGCTGTTCAAGGACGAGGTCCGTGCGGTGGGCCGTGAACTGGGTCTGCCCGAGGAAATCGTTGGCCGCCAACCGTTCCCGGGGCCGGGGCTGGCCATCAGGATCGTCGGTGAGGTTACTTCCGACCGGTTGGATACTCTGCGCCGTGCCGATGCCATTGCGCGCGAGGAACTTACCGCCGCTGGTCAGGACCGCAACATCTGGCAGTGCCCGGTGGTGCTGTTGGCCGATGTGCGTTCGGTTGGGGTGCAGGGCGACGGACGCACCTACGGGCACCCGATCGTGTTGCGTCCGGTGTCCAGTGAGGACGCGATGACCGCTGACTGGACCCGCCTGCCGTATGAGGTGCTGGAGCGGATCTCGACGCGGATCACCAACGAGGTTCCCGAGGTGAACCGCGTGGTGCTGGATATCACCAGCAAGCCGCCCGGCACCATTGAATGGGAGTGA